In the genome of Anabas testudineus chromosome 4, fAnaTes1.2, whole genome shotgun sequence, one region contains:
- the mob3a gene encoding MOB kinase activator 3A, translating into MSLALKQVFNKDRTFRPKRKFEPGTQRFELHKKAQASLNAGLDLKQAVQLPHGEDLNDWVAVHVVDFFNRINLIYGTISDSCTDQTCPVMSGGPKYEYRWQDENKYKRPTALSAPKYMSLLMDWIEVQINNENIFPTNVGTPFPKTFMQVAKKILSRLFRVFVHVYIHHFDRVSQMGAEAHVNTCYKHFYYFVTEFNLTDHKELEPLKEMTSRMCH; encoded by the exons ATGTCCCTGGCCCTGAAACAAGTCTTCAACAAAGACAGGACATTCCGGCCCAAGCGGAAGTTTGAGCCCGGGACACAGCGCTTCGAGCTGCACAAGAAGGCCCAGGCGTCTCTGAACGCCGGACTGGACCTGAAGCAGGCAGTACAGTTGCCCCACGGTGAGGACCTCAACGACTGGGTGGCCGTGCATGTGGTCGACTTCTTCAACCGTATCAACCTCATTTATGGCACCATTAGCGACTCCTGCACCGACCAGACCTGTCCCGTCATGTCCGGTGGGCCCAAGTACGAATACCGCTGGCAAGATGAGAACAAGTACAAGAGGCCGACAGCGCTGTCGGCCCCCAAGTACATGAGTCTGCTCATGGATTGGATTGAGGTACAGATCAACAATGAGAACATCTTCCCCACCAACGTCG GTACTCCCTTCCCTAAGACCTTCATGCAGGTGGCTAAGAAGATTTTGTCTCGTCTGTTCCGGGTGTTTGTCCACGTCTACATCCACCACTTTGACCGTGTGAGCCAGATGGGGGCCGAGGCTCACGTCAATACCTGCTACAAGCATTTCTATTACTTTGTGACTGAATTTAACCTGACGGACCACAAAGAGCTGGAGCCTCTG AAAGAGATGACCTCTCGGATGTGCCACTGA
- the LOC113152657 gene encoding tyrosine-protein kinase ZAP-70 isoform X1, with product MSTDPANELPFFYGSISRFEAEQYLKLAGMADGLFLLRQCLRSLGGYVLSVVFNLEFHHYSVEKKLNGTYLIAGGKPHCGPAELCEFYSKDPDGLVCTLRKPCLRSPDTPVRRGVFDNLRQNMLREYVRQTWTLEGEAMEQAIISQAPQLEKLIATTAHEKMAWYHGKINRQEGERRLYSGVQPDGKFLVRDRDEVGTYALSVVYGKTVYHYQILQDKSGKYCMPEGTKFDTIWQLVEYLKMKPDGLVTVLGEACVNGKSAPEKTPNLPATRRPGANKYTPPPEAVAGASKPANATPTDRDVLPMDSSVFNPYHNPNDLKRFTIQRNDLLMDEVELGSGNFGCVKKGVLKSESGQIDVAIKVLKNENEKMVKEEMMREAEIMYQLDNPFIVRMLGLCTSDSLMLVMEMASAGPLNKFLVNKKDTISVENIVELMHQVSMGMKYLEEKNFVHRDLAARNVLLVNQRYAKISDFGLSKALGADGNYYKARTAGKWPLKWYAPECINYHKFSSKSDVWSFGVTMWEAFSYGGKPYKKMKGPDVIRFIADEKRMECPPACPERMYTLMKECWTYSHEDRPDFKKVEESMRSYHYSLSNKPKPEGDAAAAEPV from the exons ATGTCTACCGACCCTGCAAATGAGCTGCCTTTCTTCTACGGCAGCATCAGCCGCTTTGAGGCTGAGCAGTATCTGAAGCTGGCTGGGATGGCCGATGGTCTCTTCTTGTTGCGACAGTGTCTCCGCAGTCTGGGAGGCTATGTCCTCTCTGTTGTGTTCAATCTGGAGTTTCACCATTACTCCGTAGAGAAAAAGCTTAATGGGACTTACCTCATCGCAGGAGGGAAGCCTCACTGTGGGCCCGCAGAGCTGTGTGAATTTTATAGCAAGGATCCCGATGGGTTGGTGTGCACCCTGAGAAAACCTTGCTTGCGCTCCCCAGACACACCAGTACGACGCGGTGTGTTCGACAACCTGAGGCAAAACATGTTGAGGGAGTATGTGAGGCAGACCTGGACCCTGGAG GGTGAAGCTATGGAGCAGGCTATCATCAGTCAAGCTCctcagctggagaagctgattGCCACTACAGCCCATGAGAAGATGGCTTGGTATCATGGCAAAATCAACCGCCAGGAAGGTGAGAGGCGCCTTTACTCCGGCGTGCAACCAGACGGCAAGTTTCT agtgagagacagagatgaggtGGGCACATATGCTCTCTCCGTCGTATACGGAAAAACTGTGTACCACTATCAGATACTGCAAGATAAATCGGGGAAATACTGCATGCCAGAGGGAACAAAGTTTGACACGATCTGGCAG CTTGTCGAGTATCTGAAGATGAAACCTGATGGACTGGTGACAGTTCTTGGAGAGGCATGTGTTAACGGCAAAAGTGCTCCTGAAA AAACACCCAACCTTCCTGCAACT AGGCGGCCTGgagcaaataaatacacaccGCCACCTGAAG ctgttGCAGGAGCCTCCAAACCAGCCAATGCCACACCAACAGACCGCGATGTCCTGCCCATGGACAGCAGTGTATTCAACCCGTACCACAACCCGAATGATTTGAAGAGGTTTACCATCCAGAGGAATGACCTGCTTATGGACGAGGTGGAGCTCGGCTCTGGGAACTTTGGCTGTGTGAAGAAGGGAGTCCTCAAATCTGAATC GGGTCAGATCGACGTGGCCATCAAAGTGCTGaagaatgaaaatgagaaaatggtgaaggaggagatgatgagggaggcagagatcATGTACCAGCTCGACAACCCCTTCATCGTTCGCATGCTCGGCCTCTGCACCTCCGACAGTCTGATGCTGGTCATGGAGATGGCCTCTGCTGGACCGCTCAACAAATTCCTCGTCAACAAAAA AGATACTATCAGTGTGGAGAATATTGTCGAACTGATGCACCAGGTGTCAATGGGAATGAAGTATCTGGAGGAGAAGAACTTTGTGCACAGAGACCTAGCAGCTCGTAACGTCCTTCTGGTCAACCAGCGGTACGCCAAAATCAGCGACTTTGGACTCTCCAAGGCCCTGGGAGCAGATGGCAACTATTACAAG GCCCGTACTGCAGGTAAATGGCCTTTGAAATGGTACGCACCAGAATGTATAAACTACCACAAATTCTCCAGTAAAAGTGATGTGTGGAGTTTTGGTGTCACCATGTGGGAGGCTTTCTCCTATGGAGGGAAACCGTACAAG aaaatgaaaggaCCAGATGTGATACGCTTCATTGCAGACGAGAAACGCATGGAGTGTCCACCAGCATGTCCAGAGAGAATGTATACACTGATGAAAGAGTGCTGGACGTATAG TCACGAGGACCGTCCAGATTTCAAGAAAGTTGAGGAGTCCATGAGGTCTTACCATTACTCCCTATCGAACAAGCCCAAGCCTGAGGGAGACGCAGCTGCCGCCGAGCCTGTCTAG
- the LOC113152657 gene encoding tyrosine-protein kinase ZAP-70 isoform X2, whose product MSTDPANELPFFYGSISRFEAEQYLKLAGMADGLFLLRQCLRSLGGYVLSVVFNLEFHHYSVEKKLNGTYLIAGGKPHCGPAELCEFYSKDPDGLVCTLRKPCLRSPDTPVRRGVFDNLRQNMLREYVRQTWTLEGEAMEQAIISQAPQLEKLIATTAHEKMAWYHGKINRQEGERRLYSGVQPDGKFLVRDRDEVGTYALSVVYGKTVYHYQILQDKSGKYCMPEGTKFDTIWQLVEYLKMKPDGLVTVLGEACVNGKSAPEKTPNLPATRRPGANKYTPPPEGASKPANATPTDRDVLPMDSSVFNPYHNPNDLKRFTIQRNDLLMDEVELGSGNFGCVKKGVLKSESGQIDVAIKVLKNENEKMVKEEMMREAEIMYQLDNPFIVRMLGLCTSDSLMLVMEMASAGPLNKFLVNKKDTISVENIVELMHQVSMGMKYLEEKNFVHRDLAARNVLLVNQRYAKISDFGLSKALGADGNYYKARTAGKWPLKWYAPECINYHKFSSKSDVWSFGVTMWEAFSYGGKPYKKMKGPDVIRFIADEKRMECPPACPERMYTLMKECWTYSHEDRPDFKKVEESMRSYHYSLSNKPKPEGDAAAAEPV is encoded by the exons ATGTCTACCGACCCTGCAAATGAGCTGCCTTTCTTCTACGGCAGCATCAGCCGCTTTGAGGCTGAGCAGTATCTGAAGCTGGCTGGGATGGCCGATGGTCTCTTCTTGTTGCGACAGTGTCTCCGCAGTCTGGGAGGCTATGTCCTCTCTGTTGTGTTCAATCTGGAGTTTCACCATTACTCCGTAGAGAAAAAGCTTAATGGGACTTACCTCATCGCAGGAGGGAAGCCTCACTGTGGGCCCGCAGAGCTGTGTGAATTTTATAGCAAGGATCCCGATGGGTTGGTGTGCACCCTGAGAAAACCTTGCTTGCGCTCCCCAGACACACCAGTACGACGCGGTGTGTTCGACAACCTGAGGCAAAACATGTTGAGGGAGTATGTGAGGCAGACCTGGACCCTGGAG GGTGAAGCTATGGAGCAGGCTATCATCAGTCAAGCTCctcagctggagaagctgattGCCACTACAGCCCATGAGAAGATGGCTTGGTATCATGGCAAAATCAACCGCCAGGAAGGTGAGAGGCGCCTTTACTCCGGCGTGCAACCAGACGGCAAGTTTCT agtgagagacagagatgaggtGGGCACATATGCTCTCTCCGTCGTATACGGAAAAACTGTGTACCACTATCAGATACTGCAAGATAAATCGGGGAAATACTGCATGCCAGAGGGAACAAAGTTTGACACGATCTGGCAG CTTGTCGAGTATCTGAAGATGAAACCTGATGGACTGGTGACAGTTCTTGGAGAGGCATGTGTTAACGGCAAAAGTGCTCCTGAAA AAACACCCAACCTTCCTGCAACT AGGCGGCCTGgagcaaataaatacacaccGCCACCTGAAG GAGCCTCCAAACCAGCCAATGCCACACCAACAGACCGCGATGTCCTGCCCATGGACAGCAGTGTATTCAACCCGTACCACAACCCGAATGATTTGAAGAGGTTTACCATCCAGAGGAATGACCTGCTTATGGACGAGGTGGAGCTCGGCTCTGGGAACTTTGGCTGTGTGAAGAAGGGAGTCCTCAAATCTGAATC GGGTCAGATCGACGTGGCCATCAAAGTGCTGaagaatgaaaatgagaaaatggtgaaggaggagatgatgagggaggcagagatcATGTACCAGCTCGACAACCCCTTCATCGTTCGCATGCTCGGCCTCTGCACCTCCGACAGTCTGATGCTGGTCATGGAGATGGCCTCTGCTGGACCGCTCAACAAATTCCTCGTCAACAAAAA AGATACTATCAGTGTGGAGAATATTGTCGAACTGATGCACCAGGTGTCAATGGGAATGAAGTATCTGGAGGAGAAGAACTTTGTGCACAGAGACCTAGCAGCTCGTAACGTCCTTCTGGTCAACCAGCGGTACGCCAAAATCAGCGACTTTGGACTCTCCAAGGCCCTGGGAGCAGATGGCAACTATTACAAG GCCCGTACTGCAGGTAAATGGCCTTTGAAATGGTACGCACCAGAATGTATAAACTACCACAAATTCTCCAGTAAAAGTGATGTGTGGAGTTTTGGTGTCACCATGTGGGAGGCTTTCTCCTATGGAGGGAAACCGTACAAG aaaatgaaaggaCCAGATGTGATACGCTTCATTGCAGACGAGAAACGCATGGAGTGTCCACCAGCATGTCCAGAGAGAATGTATACACTGATGAAAGAGTGCTGGACGTATAG TCACGAGGACCGTCCAGATTTCAAGAAAGTTGAGGAGTCCATGAGGTCTTACCATTACTCCCTATCGAACAAGCCCAAGCCTGAGGGAGACGCAGCTGCCGCCGAGCCTGTCTAG